The proteins below are encoded in one region of Tiliqua scincoides isolate rTilSci1 chromosome 7, rTilSci1.hap2, whole genome shotgun sequence:
- the BEST3 gene encoding bestrophin-3 isoform X1 — translation MTVTYSSKVANATFFGFHRLLLKWRGSIYKLLYREFLLFASLYTSISILYRFFLTGSQKRYFEKLSIYCDKYAEQIPVTFVLGFYVTLVVNRWWNQFVNLPWPDRLMFLISSTVEGRDEYGRLLRRTLMRYVNLTSLLIFRSVSTAVYKRFPTIDHVVEAGFMTVEERRLFDNLQSPHLKYWVPFVWFGNLVAKARKDGRIRDSIDLQTLMNEMNKYRSWCSLLFGYDWVGIPLVYTQVVTLAVYTFFFACLIGRQFLDPEQSYAGHDLDLYIPIFTLLQFFFYAGWLKVAEQLINPFGEDDDDFETNWCIDRNLQVSLLAVDEMHMNLPKMKKDMYWDDSAARPPYTLAAADYCIPSFLGSTIEMGLADSQFLHGENWHRDDGRPKRQHSVLRKMKRFLSVREESPSPSRRRYQRQSSENSVFFPSHEMRHIGNLQEMHSRGRRFPSNGWKNHEGPDRNMKVHGSEDLGVIREASKSEALETCSQFSVDESTAQMDSLGSGKIVPETEKKEARPDSQTNSTPNILTGKSSSSPSESPTDSEGLTLILFEPHHSPVDSQGSPSEIAPPLLETKPQDSATSEKAGKQPDRPDNQMWLFPSVHDHQVAPSATSEPLSTESGTPCIKNSVSPESTTSAIKFGISHLLEQLDTKETDIVDIV, via the exons ATGACCGTCACTTACTCCAGTAAAGTTGCCAATGCCACCTTCTTTGGGTTTCACAGACTTCTTCTCAAGTGGCGAGGGAGCATCTACAAACTGCTTTACAGGGAATTTCTTCTCTTTGCTAGTCTTTATACATCAATAAGTATATTGTACAG ATTTTTTCTTACAGGAAGCCAGAAACGGTACTTTGAAAAGTTGTCCATTTATTGTGACAAATATGCTGAACAAATCCCAGTGACTTTTGTGCTTG GGTTCTATGTTACTTTGGTGGTGAACCGCTGGTGGAACCAGTTTGTAAATCTACCCTGGCCAGACAGACTTATGTTCTTGATCTCCAGTACTGTCGAGGGAAGAGATGAATATGGCCGCTTACTCAGGAGGACTCTAATGCGTTATGTGAATTTGACGTCCCTCCTCATCTTTCGTTCTGTGAGCACAGCTGTCTATAAACGATTTCCAACCATAGACCATGTGGTGGAAGCAG GTTTTATGACAGTGGAGGAAAGAAGATTATTTGATAATCTTCAGTCTCCCCATCTTAAATACTGGGTCCCATTTGTCTGGTTCGGAAATTTGGTCGCTAAAGCACGAAAAGATGGAAGGATCAGAGACAGTATAGATTTGCAGACGTTGATGAAT GAGATGAATAAGTATCGGTCATGGTGTAGCCTGTTATTTGGTTATGACTGGGTCGGGATTCCACTAGTGTATACACAG GTTGTCACACTTGCTGTCTACACCTTCTTCTTTGCGTGCCTGATAGGACGCCAGTTTTTGGACCCCGAACAAAGCTACGCAGGTCATGATTTAGATCTTTACATTCCAATCTTCACATTGTTACAGTTTTTCTTCTATGCAGGATGGCTGAAG GTTGCTGAGCAGCTTATCAACCCATTtggtgaagatgatgatgatttcgAAACAAATTGGTGCATTGATAGAAATCTGCAG GTCTCACTTCTGGCTGTTGATGAAATGCATATGAATTTACCCAAAATGAAGAAAGATATGTACTGGGATGATTCTGCCGCCCGCCCACCATATACACTAGCAGCTGCCGATTACTGCATTCCATCCTTCCTCGGATCCACGATCGAAATGGG tcTGGCGGACAGCCAGTTCCTCCATGGAGAAAACTGGCACAGGGATGATGGGAGACCCAAAAGGCAACACTCTGTACTGAGAAAAATGAAGCGATTTCTGAGTGTCCGTGAAGAGTCCCCTTCCCCGAGCAGGAGAAGGTACCAAAGACAGTCCAGTGAGAACTCAGTTTTTTTCCCATCTCATGAGATGCGCCACATTGGGAATTTGCAAGAAATGCACTCTAGAGGGAGACGTTTCCCCTCCAATGGCTGGAAAAACCATGAAGGACCTGACCGGAACATGAAAGTGCATGGGAGCGAAGATCTAGGAGTCATTCGAGAAGCCAGCAAGTCTGAAGCCCTAGAGACATGCTCCCAGTTCAGCGTGGATGAGAGTACAGCCCAGATGGACTCACTGGGCTCTGGAAAGATTGTCCCTGAAACCGAAAAGAAAGAAGCCAGGCCAGATTCACAAACAAACAGCACTCCTAATATTCTGACGGGAAAAAGTTCAAGCAGTCCAAGTGAGTCACCGACGGACTCTGAAGGACTCACCCTGATCCTTTTTGAGCCACACCATAGTCCTGTGGATTCTCAGGGATCTCCTTCAGAAATTGCACCACCACTTCTGGAAACCAAACCACAGGATTCAGCCACCAGTGAAAAAGCTGGGAAGCAACCAGACCGCCCAGATAATCAGATGTGGCTGTTCCCAAGCGTTCACGATCACCAGGTGGCACCCAGCGCAACAAGTGAACCTCTGTCAACCGAGTCTGGAACACCCTGTATCAAAAACAGTGTCAGCCCTGAAAGCACCACTTCTGCAATTAAGTTTGGCATAAGCCACTTACTGGAACAGCTTGATACTAAAGAAACTGATATCGTTGACATAGTTTAA
- the BEST3 gene encoding bestrophin-3 isoform X2 → MRYVNLTSLLIFRSVSTAVYKRFPTIDHVVEAGFMTVEERRLFDNLQSPHLKYWVPFVWFGNLVAKARKDGRIRDSIDLQTLMNEMNKYRSWCSLLFGYDWVGIPLVYTQVVTLAVYTFFFACLIGRQFLDPEQSYAGHDLDLYIPIFTLLQFFFYAGWLKVAEQLINPFGEDDDDFETNWCIDRNLQVSLLAVDEMHMNLPKMKKDMYWDDSAARPPYTLAAADYCIPSFLGSTIEMGLADSQFLHGENWHRDDGRPKRQHSVLRKMKRFLSVREESPSPSRRRYQRQSSENSVFFPSHEMRHIGNLQEMHSRGRRFPSNGWKNHEGPDRNMKVHGSEDLGVIREASKSEALETCSQFSVDESTAQMDSLGSGKIVPETEKKEARPDSQTNSTPNILTGKSSSSPSESPTDSEGLTLILFEPHHSPVDSQGSPSEIAPPLLETKPQDSATSEKAGKQPDRPDNQMWLFPSVHDHQVAPSATSEPLSTESGTPCIKNSVSPESTTSAIKFGISHLLEQLDTKETDIVDIV, encoded by the exons ATGCGTTATGTGAATTTGACGTCCCTCCTCATCTTTCGTTCTGTGAGCACAGCTGTCTATAAACGATTTCCAACCATAGACCATGTGGTGGAAGCAG GTTTTATGACAGTGGAGGAAAGAAGATTATTTGATAATCTTCAGTCTCCCCATCTTAAATACTGGGTCCCATTTGTCTGGTTCGGAAATTTGGTCGCTAAAGCACGAAAAGATGGAAGGATCAGAGACAGTATAGATTTGCAGACGTTGATGAAT GAGATGAATAAGTATCGGTCATGGTGTAGCCTGTTATTTGGTTATGACTGGGTCGGGATTCCACTAGTGTATACACAG GTTGTCACACTTGCTGTCTACACCTTCTTCTTTGCGTGCCTGATAGGACGCCAGTTTTTGGACCCCGAACAAAGCTACGCAGGTCATGATTTAGATCTTTACATTCCAATCTTCACATTGTTACAGTTTTTCTTCTATGCAGGATGGCTGAAG GTTGCTGAGCAGCTTATCAACCCATTtggtgaagatgatgatgatttcgAAACAAATTGGTGCATTGATAGAAATCTGCAG GTCTCACTTCTGGCTGTTGATGAAATGCATATGAATTTACCCAAAATGAAGAAAGATATGTACTGGGATGATTCTGCCGCCCGCCCACCATATACACTAGCAGCTGCCGATTACTGCATTCCATCCTTCCTCGGATCCACGATCGAAATGGG tcTGGCGGACAGCCAGTTCCTCCATGGAGAAAACTGGCACAGGGATGATGGGAGACCCAAAAGGCAACACTCTGTACTGAGAAAAATGAAGCGATTTCTGAGTGTCCGTGAAGAGTCCCCTTCCCCGAGCAGGAGAAGGTACCAAAGACAGTCCAGTGAGAACTCAGTTTTTTTCCCATCTCATGAGATGCGCCACATTGGGAATTTGCAAGAAATGCACTCTAGAGGGAGACGTTTCCCCTCCAATGGCTGGAAAAACCATGAAGGACCTGACCGGAACATGAAAGTGCATGGGAGCGAAGATCTAGGAGTCATTCGAGAAGCCAGCAAGTCTGAAGCCCTAGAGACATGCTCCCAGTTCAGCGTGGATGAGAGTACAGCCCAGATGGACTCACTGGGCTCTGGAAAGATTGTCCCTGAAACCGAAAAGAAAGAAGCCAGGCCAGATTCACAAACAAACAGCACTCCTAATATTCTGACGGGAAAAAGTTCAAGCAGTCCAAGTGAGTCACCGACGGACTCTGAAGGACTCACCCTGATCCTTTTTGAGCCACACCATAGTCCTGTGGATTCTCAGGGATCTCCTTCAGAAATTGCACCACCACTTCTGGAAACCAAACCACAGGATTCAGCCACCAGTGAAAAAGCTGGGAAGCAACCAGACCGCCCAGATAATCAGATGTGGCTGTTCCCAAGCGTTCACGATCACCAGGTGGCACCCAGCGCAACAAGTGAACCTCTGTCAACCGAGTCTGGAACACCCTGTATCAAAAACAGTGTCAGCCCTGAAAGCACCACTTCTGCAATTAAGTTTGGCATAAGCCACTTACTGGAACAGCTTGATACTAAAGAAACTGATATCGTTGACATAGTTTAA